One region of Desulfovibrio intestinalis genomic DNA includes:
- a CDS encoding efflux RND transporter periplasmic adaptor subunit: MPRFIDISFPRRSRFMPRFAALLCLCLLQAGCNDGPSPMENAPQVRYTAIAPERLVLTSELPGRVAALVTAEVRPQVDGIIQQRLFEEGAPVTKGQVLYQIDPAAYEAARNTAKAELEEALVHAAAQQKRETRARVLAKANAVSQQEWDDTVAEHGKAKARIARAKAALETAEINLNYTSIKAPVSGRIGRSAVTQGALVTANQTNPLAVIQQIDQVYVDITQSNASMLRLRRLAAALGPAWGKGTTGARLILEDGTPYAAPDPEHGETQWHTGDLLFAEISVAQTTGSVNLRALFPNPEGLLLPGMYARVLIEEGVIENALLVPQRAVMADGSGRHFVLTLQEPETSATAQNAALLFTVQKKNVELDRPFGNRWLVRSGLEAGDLVIVEGIQKAIPDGKAIGEQTPDDTQDSGAAQNSKTRDGQ, translated from the coding sequence ATGCCCAGATTTATAGATATCTCATTTCCCCGCCGCAGCCGATTCATGCCGCGTTTTGCCGCCCTGCTCTGCCTTTGCCTGTTGCAGGCGGGCTGCAATGACGGCCCCTCCCCAATGGAGAACGCGCCGCAGGTGCGCTATACGGCCATTGCCCCTGAACGCCTTGTGCTCACCAGTGAATTGCCCGGACGTGTGGCAGCTCTGGTCACGGCCGAAGTGCGCCCTCAGGTGGACGGCATCATTCAGCAGCGGCTTTTTGAGGAGGGAGCGCCCGTAACAAAAGGGCAGGTTCTCTACCAGATTGACCCCGCCGCCTATGAAGCGGCCCGCAACACGGCCAAGGCTGAACTGGAAGAAGCCCTGGTGCACGCAGCCGCGCAGCAGAAGCGTGAGACCCGCGCACGGGTGCTGGCCAAGGCCAACGCCGTAAGCCAGCAGGAATGGGATGATACTGTGGCCGAACACGGCAAGGCCAAAGCCCGTATTGCGCGCGCAAAGGCGGCCCTGGAAACTGCGGAAATCAACCTGAACTATACGAGCATCAAGGCTCCTGTGTCCGGCAGAATAGGCAGATCTGCCGTCACGCAGGGCGCACTGGTTACAGCCAACCAGACAAACCCTCTGGCTGTCATTCAGCAAATTGATCAGGTGTATGTGGATATTACGCAGTCCAATGCCAGCATGTTGCGCCTGCGCCGCCTTGCCGCCGCTCTTGGCCCCGCATGGGGTAAGGGCACAACCGGAGCGCGCCTCATTCTTGAAGACGGCACGCCCTATGCCGCACCCGACCCTGAGCACGGCGAGACACAATGGCATACGGGCGATCTGCTTTTCGCAGAAATAAGCGTGGCCCAGACCACGGGCAGCGTGAATCTGCGCGCCCTGTTTCCCAACCCTGAAGGGCTGTTGCTGCCGGGCATGTATGCCAGGGTGCTGATTGAAGAAGGCGTCATAGAAAATGCCCTTCTGGTTCCCCAACGCGCTGTCATGGCTGACGGAAGTGGACGCCATTTTGTACTCACGCTGCAAGAACCGGAAACATCGGCAACGGCCCAAAATGCTGCCCTTTTGTTCACGGTGCAGAAAAAAAACGTGGAGCTCGACCGCCCCTTTGGCAACCGCTGGCTTGTACGCTCCGGCCTTGAAGCCGGAGATCTTGTGATTGTGGAAGGTATTCAGAAAGCCATCCCTGATGGCAAGGCCATAGGCGAGCAAACGCCCGACGATACGCAAGACAGCGGTGCTGCGCAAAACAGCAAAACCCGGGATGGGCAAT